The genomic DNA tcaggtagacattactcatcTATCTCTTTCATATAAAATACTTGTtttctgctatattaatgctcagaatatcatatagagcacctttaagatgGAAATTTACAGTATGTACTTCATTTGACAGttcttaaagctagggtcggtaATGCTGAGACGCTAGCAAGAGTAAACTAGATTATAAAGattatccaaccaaaaaacccagGCAAATCTTTTCCGATGAAAGTAGCTAGCCAgattcttttcttcttttttttggaaagATGAATCATTTTACTGTTGCTTGGTGTAACTGTGTTTCACAACACGATAAATTAAGAATATGAAGTCACACAAGGCAGTATTAGTCCAGTAATGGCTaagtttaaaacattaaaatattatagCTGAGCTAGATTCTGGCAGCACTGTGAAACATTGTGCATGGGTTGCAGGGGTTATTGGATCTTTAATAGGAAAAAGCACAGTGTGTTACAGCTGATGAAACATTAATGGCCACAGCAACctgaaataaaatgtgtatgGTTTCAGCAGGATTACTAAATCATTGGTAGGGTGGAAATGCTGTGCTGAGTTGAATATCAACTCTGACATCTATTTAGCATCAGCACCTTGGAAAATGTTTAGGAGGAAAGTGCTGATCTATGCTGCATTGGTCAACGGTAGTAAGGATTGTTGGCGGATGATTTGTTGGTGACTACAGCAGAGCTTTAATGCGACACCCATTATACGTAAGTAAGTTTTAGCCCGTGGCACGGAAATACGAATGGAGGCCTGATTAAAGTGAAACCAATTGTGGGACTTTGCATTGATCTCCGATTCTCATTAACCCATTTTTAGAAATGTCCTTCTTGGAGGATGGCGAGGGAGTTGTTGCCCTGGAATTCAAGTGCAGTACCACGTCTTGTTTCGGTGTCAGTGTATTCAATACGTTGACAAATAGGACACCAAGCAGGATGTAAAATAATATGTTGTAACATGCATGTGGAGTCAACGAAGTCACACCCCTTTTATTTAGGGATTGTCCTTCCTCTAGTGTTGAACACAGTAATAATTGCTTTTATggatactttaaaaaaaaagattttggggcatttctgctttattttgatagagagagagacaggaaaggcAGGGgatagagagaggggatgacatgcagcaaagagCCCTGGGGCACACTCCAACCTGGGCTGCTGCAGCAAGGATTCAGCACTAATGTTACATGCTACCAGGTGCCCCCAGGGCTACATTTAACTATTAAAACCTTTCTTTTACGCATTATTTTTTGCTGATCTCAGTACAAAGGAGATGACTCTGTTCCCTCTATCCACTACACCCCCGAAGCTCTCATTGCTGTATCCATAATGATCCATGTTGGATCAATCCATCAATGTCCCGCTGCCTCGTTGTCACTCGCTCTGCTCGTTTCCACTAGCAAGTACCAGAATCTTGAAAAAAATGTCGGGCTGTCGGCCATAGGAAGGTGCTTTTATTCCAGTCTACTCCTTTTCTAGTCATATGCTCTGCAGTAATGAGTCATACACCTGCTATCGAAAGTCACATAACAACATTAATCTGTGCATATTAAAAGAAGTTACTCATGCTGAGCATTTCTCTTCAAGTATCCATGGAGAATAATACATGGCTGTGTTTCTAAAAATGGACGTAAAATGTGTAGGGTGCGCTCCGGGGGCTGTGCATGCATACATCCCTGAAGACGTACAGATGCAGATCTGTATTGACTATCCTCTCGGGCCTTGAGGAGGAGATGCAGCTTTCTAAATTGGTCCTCTCCACCCCCATATGAAACCCTACTCAGGAGAGATCCTGCTGGGTGGATGACTTATGATGATCGAGCAGATGACTAGCTCGAGTCGATGCTCTCCCTCCGGTCTTTCCTGTTGTCATCTCACACACGATGATCCGATACTATCCATGCCCCGGTGTATTTGTAGACACTGTTGTGTGTTTGCTTCACAGTTCTTGGCACCACTTTTGCGGACCGCCACCATCTGAAAACATCGTCACGtcatgacattttggaaaaaaaacaacccacagGAAATTATCTGATGCTCCCCAGAGAAGAATCCACCACCTGACTGAGTCATCTTATATTGGAGGAAAACATGTATGAGATGAATGTTGCACCAAGTCAGAGTCACAGATGACGCAGATTAGTCGCATTTATAACCTCAAGAGCATAGACGATGATCGCCTGAGGGCCGCGGTGATGTCAGATCTGATGAATAACAAGGCTCAATATGACATTTTGGTCGAGACAGCCCATTATAATTGGCCTCAGATACATTTTTGAATACGTTTTGAGATGTAAAACCCTCTCTGACAGCACAGTAGGTGAAACCAACTGAAGCATCAAAGCCTATACTGACAGCTCTTTATGAGAAAAGTGTGTGCATACGATCCTTCCGACTATCTCCTTCGTGCTAATTGGACTGTCACCTTGGCAAAAAAGTCCACTTCTGTAATGCAGTAACATCTATCCTCAGCGccgtggagagggagagagctcTGACTTGTCTGAGTCGGTGATTACCCAGCCCGAGCCTGACTGCCTCCTCCCATCTGTCTCCCTCCATCCACCTCTCCAGGACAATCATGTTAGGACAAAAGTGGGATAATTCATTTTGGCAAGTGAAGGAGGGCCGCGCTCGAGAgcctctgtgtgtatatatgatgtatgtgTACAGTCAGAGTGATGTCTCAACCGTCCCACTGCTGTTAAGAAGTGGAAACCGACAAATGCTCCCTGAAGACTGTGTTGCCACTGTTGGCTGGATGCAGCAGCATCAGAGGGGAAAGCGAGCACACACCCAGAGTGTCTATTGATAGCACAACGAATTTGTTGTTATATTCTGTGAATCCCGCAGGCAGTGCAGCAACAGATTAGAGCTCAAAAGGTATGTAGCCCGACGTTACGCAGCATAAAAACGAGCAGTTGAATGAGGGAGACAGGCGGCGGCGCACCCCTCCCTTTTCGCTCCCTCTTTCACTTTCTCCAAGCTTCTATAGTGCTGTGAAAAGCTGAGGACAAGTGGAATTTATTGATTTTCCTTCTAGCCTTATCCTTATGCATTCCTTACTGTATCTCTTTCAATACCGTACCTGCACTCCCCTCATCCTGCACCATCATAATTCTGGACATTTGAGGCTCCAGAGAGGCTTTTAGATCATCttgttgctctttttttttggagcttCTCTGACTGCTGGTACTTCCCCTCAGGACATACACTGCTGTGTCCTCCGGCCTGTGGCTGCCGCAGCGACACTTCATGTGTTGTCTGGCTTGAAGAGGTTTGAAGCAGCCGGAACAAACtcaacaaactcacacacacacactgagcagacTTGCCCACGGGCACTCGCCTCAGTGATTTCTGTTGACGTCTTTGTATCGTCTTTACCATGTCACTCTGCGATTAAATCACATTGCTGGTGTATCACAATGGATAAGGGCTTTGTGAGAAATTCAAACAGTTGACAGCTCACTGTTTTTCCCCCGTCATCATTAGTGCTGGGCTGAGTGCACAAACCACTGCAGAAGCTTATCTCCTGTCATCATGTGCTTCAAACACTGATGACACAGCCATCCTGTAAACAATCCAGTCCCGATTTCACCACACGGAGTGACAGTAACTTCCCTACAGATTTTATAGCCCTCCCGATAATAACACCTGACCACACATCCAGCCCCATCAGCATCCCCAATGAAGCAGCAGAAGAACTGTAAATACACAGACATCACTTTGGATAACAAATCTCAGCTTCAACCGATACACCGTGAACAATCAGAAACGCCGGAGACAAAAAGAGTCTTAGTCATCCTTGTCAGTACCTCTTCCTCCCACTTCTGTATCGTGGCATAATTGAGCCACTCCTGCTATGGAACCATCTGTTTCTTTGATATGTGTGGAGTCACAAACTGGAAGAAATGACACCACCCACTTCAGCGTCCTTTCACTCATGTACACTGATGTAAATGGAGCGCTTGCTTTGTTCACTACCCCTGTTAAGCATAGTTTAGGCTTGTATTTAACAGATccgttgtgtttgtgttatttctttGCAATGTTTTCCTGCGTCCATTTACTTGCTTGAATACGTCTGTAGAAAATAATCTGATAAAACAGGCTTGGCAAGAGGAGATGGTACTGACTAGGCTGTAAATTTGGCAGGAAATGTGCTTACATTGCCATTGGTAGCTGATATTTTGTTGCTATTTCAGGCTTAAATTCACAGGAAGCAAGTAGATGAAGGGGGAAAAAGTGATTAactttaattgatttatttgtttggcTCATGATAATGTGAGGTCATCATTCGCTGCCTATTATTTAACCCTGCATCACCATGTGGCAATTAAAGGAAGTGTATCTGGTGACTCGCCAATTCAAGGTCAGCACTGTTGTGGCTCACAAATTTGTACGCAATATCCTTCTTGATGAGAGAGTAGCCCATGGTGGCAGTTAAAGTCAGTGCTGCATAAGCATGAGATAAGGATAGAAGGGAGCTAAAAGTGTGGACTCAACACACAGAACTTGGacgcaaattttttttatttattcccaCCCAAATTAAGAGCTCTTAATACAGAGTTGGCAGCTTTTCGCGACATTAGTTTGAGATTGTTTCATccctgtctttctgtctgtcctcctgcagACTGTGATAGTGCAGCATGACGGACACGGTGATGAGCAGCGGCTCGGATCGCTGGCAGTCCAACGACAGGCAGAGGACCGTACATGCTGGGTAAGCACGATTGTCAGAACATTTTCATATTGTAAACCTTCCCTATGAGTCTATCAACCCTTCACTGTACTCTCTTTGTTTCACCTGCATCCCTCTGATGTGTGATCTGTGCCACAGTGATAACGAGCAGTAAGTAGACAAACCCCACCTCTCTTATCTGCATCGTGTACATCTGCTCTGTAACGGTTCAGAAAGCATGTGTTGCAAATGTGTGATTGGATATCATTTAGTAAAATCATCAGAGGCAGTGTAAACTCAGCTGGAGATTATGTTTTGCCGACAGGGGCAACTGGAACACGCAGCCGGGCCCTGGTCCTGGTCCAGACCTGACAGATGAAGAGAAAGAGATCATAAACAGTGTGATCGCTCGTGCTGAGAAAATGGAGGCCATGGAGCAGGAGAGAATTGGGTGAGAGGTCGTAAAGCATGCAGCGGTTTCTCCGATGTGtgcatataaaaacaaaaagagactGATGACACGCATACATTTTGGACCTGGGATGATTAACGGTGACATTTTAAGTAAGATTTCACCCTGTGCTGCTGCAGGCGCTTGATAAACCGCCTGGACGACATGAAGAAGACCGTGTGCGGGGATGGACAGTCCCGCTGTTTGCTGTGTGGAGAGCAGCTGGGTTCACCCGGGGTCAGCTCAGTGGTGTGTGAGGACTGCAAAAAGGTAGGTAATGAGTCAGCCAATTattataagacaaaaaaaacaaaaaaaaaactgtccccCTGCTGCAAATTCACGCAAACGTCCAGAATACACAATAGGTCATGCGCTATGAGCTGTGCATTTGTAATAACATCGTAAATGGTGAGCAGCTGGAAATCTTAATTTTCTCCTGTCGTGTAGAACATGTGTACCAAGTGTGGTACACAGTGTAGCAGTCGGCCACGCGCCGTGTGGCTATGCAAGATCTGCAGAGAACAACGAGAGGTGAGTGCTTTACATCAGTGGACAAATAAGATAATTCAGTTGTCTGTTGGTAAGCCTATAACACATACATATGTTTTTCTCAGGTGTGGAAGAGGTCTGGTGCCTGGTTCTTCAAAGGTTTTCCTAAGCATTTCCTGCCATCGCCCATGCCTTTATCTAAAGCCCAGGAGGCGGCAGCAGAGACCAAGGGGCCACCAGCCTCTGAGCCCAGGCAGGGAGTAACCCAACCACCGCCATCAGGTAGATTTACCCCTTCAGCTTTAGTCTGCAGTCTTTTTCAGTCATTCTGTATTTTTACATCTGGCAGCATGCAGGTCCTTATCACCATCAGTCAGAGTCAGGCTGCTGCCTCTGAGCAGCAAGTTTTAGGTTTTCAACTTTTCAATATATAGAAATCTTTACAGGGTAGCTTTGGTATTATTCAACCTGgatcctattttcccatgtttttgtgtctaagtgactaatggggacaacaatttctgaaattggtccagtattgagggataacgccGCAAAACGAGCTGCAgcggcaagtgagcagcgtcaatgtaacattATGTCCATTAaaggtgcttgtttttgccaccgacaggctcagattgttattatagtgtctgacaacaatatggaaaggaccctacagagaaataaaaaaaatgtcttaccTTGTTtgcttgttattgtgtccaagtcccgctcaagaagtctcattgtgaaatctgaatatccgtatactctggctcaaataaacaCAGGCTGCCATCGAATTCaaggaccaatttcagaaattattGAGATTATTGAGATTTCCATTCgtgtttactgttgttttttaaagttgaaCTGAAATACTCCTCACCTTTTTGTGTAATTACATAAACTAAATACTAGCTATTGTgcatatttttccatttttaaaaataggaTATTtccaaaaggggaaaaaaacatttttggacatattATGGAAACGACGTCTAAACTAGCGTCAAGCCTCTGGGTGGGCGTTTCCCATAGCAGACTGACATCTGGTGGTCTGTGTTGCTAGGAGACGAGCTGTCATTGTCCATAGTGTACTACAGTACAACGCCATACTGTAGAAACTACAAACGTTAATTCAACAAGTCCACCTAGCGTTGGCTCTTAGCGATTTAAGCTATCCGTGTCTTTACAATATTCATCATTTGGGAAGACCCATGGTGCTTAGAAGTTTATATTCCACTCATAAAGCTAGCAAGCTAGTCTAACTGGCTCGCACTTTCACAGCGGAAGCTAGTAAGCCTAGCTTGCTCATTATTCCTGCTTTTGTGGTTATTTCAACACGTGCTGACACGAGTCAATTGGCAGCTCCTATGCGATATCTGCAGAAACATAAATGGTGTTTAAATATCGTCTTGTTGTTAATTACAATTTGGACCAGATAAGTAGGCCTTGGCAAGTCAAAACAAACATCAGGGAGAGCCAATAgcaaaaatgtatttgcattTCAGGCCAATTTCAAACTATTTTTCAAGGCGCCACCTCTCCAGTCTCATTAGATCAGCATCTGCACACGAGTCTTCTTGCGACCCCGCCTCTCATTGCTCTTTTCAAACCTTTTATCTGCTTCCACAAATTCGGCAGTGCCACCCCACTGTTGCCGAGGAGGGGGATGAAGAGCTCAATTAAGCTGTCGGAAGGTGCATGCTGTGACATGGGATGAGCCTCCAGGTGGTGCTGGCAAGATGGGTCACATCATATCATTTCAATGTGATTACCTGAGCAATGTTATTCCCCCGTAAAAGAGAGGGGTATAGCTCGAGCAGACGGGCAGACTTACTGTATATAGCTGCCGCATGTACAGTAGTCGGCTGCCACAGCTTGatgtagtgtactgtatgtaggtCAATGCCTTTGCAATGAAAGAGCTGCAACATCAAAAGTATCCAGAGAGACTAGGGAGTATTACAGATTCCACTGCAGCAGGAGCCTGAAGTGATGTGATTATGCGCGTCTCCCCCTATGTAtagtgtgcgtctgtgtgtttactgtattaTGCTATTcatgcttattattatttttagcaCCAGAGCCACAGGGCCGTGGTGGTTACCCACCTGTTGCCCCTAAACCATCAGTTGGACGCATGGCCGCAGGCGGGGCTGGTCCTGAGGAGGCGGGGCAGGGCAGCCCAGTGGTGATGAAGAAGATGGTGCCCGTTCAGAGCTCCAGACCACAGCCTGCTGCATCGGCCACCATGGCCCAGCAGGGTGAGAAACCCAATCCTTTTGCTCATGTcccttgttaaaaaaaagagtccCAAGCATTAACCAAACATTGCATCCCTAGCGGTGTTATTTTGTGTCAGTCTCAGATGATTGAATGTGGTTGTAGGTCCAGTGGCAGGAGATGGAGGGGTTCACTCCTCCGGTGCTGTTCCCCCAGAGCAGCGAGCGCCTCCTGCagcgagagaggagaggaggcagcCCGCCGCCTACGGCGCTCCTCCCGCCCGACAGCAACCTCCcccagctgaggaggaggaggaagccaACGACTATGACTCTGATGAAGCCAGTGAGTACACCATCTGCTCAGTCTTCTCGTAGAGTAAGGTGACCGGTGTGTGTGGTTTAATCTCACCTCATGTACAGTTTGACATGATTTCTTTCTGTTCATTTAAGGTTCTGTCATTCAGCATGTAGTTTTGGGCGTTGATGACTATTTGGCAGCATCTCTGTTCCCCTTAGGGATTCTTAGTCATACTGTGCTCAAGCTTGATTTCTGCCTTTTAGTCTGCTGGTAATAATTAATATCTATAAGTTGCCCAATAGTCGTTGCAAACAGGACGTATCATTCTGGCAGCATCTATTAAGCTGGGTAGCATCGTCAAACGATAAGCACCATATGTTATCGAAGCACGATAATCAATATCCGAGGAACTAAAGCAGAGGAAGACGGGAATCACTAAGTCAATAGTGATACATAAGCTATGTGATAGTTTTCTTTTCATATATCCCAGTTTAATGATGAGAATGGTGCCATGCCATTCATGTTCTGCGCCCGCAGCGTCAGACGGCCTTTATTCTCTCTCTGGGGGGATTGGgtgttaatttgttttattgaggTCCGGGAATATGGAGCTGTGCAAATAATTTGAGATGCAACGGGGCTAACAGGATATAGATTCCCCTTGAGTTTGATCCACTCCCCTGTGATGGGAGTGAACAGGGCAGAAATAGCAATGGTTTCATGTGTCTGGTCTCTATAGAGATGGGATGGTGAGAACAGTTGGGTCCTGTGGTGCTGACTGGTTTCACTCCGCTCAGCTGGGTTTAACTTCTTCAGTATTGTTGATCTAAATGTCCTGGTTGTTTGAGCTTACACCTGCAGTAGGCAAAatgcttttggcatcattgggcaaaaattccataataacctttcagcatattgtaattcaagtgctctgagagaaaactagacttctgcacctcgtgattggctctgttttcaggctttaaaaaatctgattcgcaa from Sebastes fasciatus isolate fSebFas1 chromosome 6, fSebFas1.pri, whole genome shotgun sequence includes the following:
- the LOC141769366 gene encoding rabphilin-3A-like isoform X1, with translation MTDTVMSSGSDRWQSNDRQRTVHAGGNWNTQPGPGPGPDLTDEEKEIINSVIARAEKMEAMEQERIGRLINRLDDMKKTVCGDGQSRCLLCGEQLGSPGVSSVVCEDCKKNMCTKCGTQCSSRPRAVWLCKICREQREVWKRSGAWFFKGFPKHFLPSPMPLSKAQEAAAETKGPPASEPRQGVTQPPPSAPEPQGRGGYPPVAPKPSVGRMAAGGAGPEEAGQGSPVVMKKMVPVQSSRPQPAASATMAQQGPVAGDGGVHSSGAVPPEQRAPPAAREERRQPAAYGAPPARQQPPPAEEEEEANDYDSDEATTLGSLEFSLHYEQESNSLHCSIIKAKGLKPMDSNGLADPYVKLHLLPGASKSNKLRTKTLRNTRNPAWNENLTYHGLTEDDMQRKTLRVSVCDEDKFGHNEFIGETRVALKKLKMNQKRNFNVCLERVVPTKRTATAGGARGIALYEDEPGKEGGDVEERGRILISLMYSTQQNRLLVGVVRCVHLAAMDANGYSDPYVKICLKPDMGKKAKCKTQIKKRTLNPEFNEEFGYEIKHSELAKKVLDISVWDYDIGKSNDYIGGCQLGISAKGERLKHWYECLKNKDKRIERWHTLYNETPVTSD